One window from the genome of Babylonia areolata isolate BAREFJ2019XMU chromosome 11, ASM4173473v1, whole genome shotgun sequence encodes:
- the LOC143287765 gene encoding uncharacterized protein LOC143287765 isoform X2, which produces MHIYKTRELSNVLPSVRHHGSSDMQPGIQMQMAHSLAQHHHHQQQQQHQRQQHQSSLPSSQTSHQHQQSTSHHQSILTQSRQEPISPHHHQISHSPHHHASMSPHPHPHPQQHPSLSTSHGLDVERQSLLGSKSTSSLAPSSSSMQLHSQGVNTSESAAEIASSSQRSHLCTTCLKGFRSKQQLIQHSLVHTNIRKYSCSYCDRSFKQLSHLQQHTRIHTAEKGTEKVEDQRSFRCQYCQRAFKQLIHLQQHTRLHTGEKPYACKYEDCDRAFAQMSNLQHHMRNHEEQVKKEVLRIHKCHICHRSYTNDSSLRAHTMKMHMHMRSPEDLNAEDQQPVKKRRKKKNKQLSAPTMVPLGEGEGSRREGGSTDPSSDEDVMIMGNRKEHGIPSTIGSIPRNLMESLNQYERTLAAGMNGEKVHGGNLSSAHQSSLLLGATASSAGGGSRDRDSLRPSTSLGLMGLPGMDSALMSSQGPDVVERAAAAAAAAVSNQLLQHGHGRSTPISSSLSSSGVQPPPHPQPAHSHLMEAHLRNQVTPITLAPLHDQYYGHTGPPPPLGMLSPHAHILGPPRSMADLPMTYGSQISSAASSAMVTSSHLTVPSAPPHTSSRPPSALSSPHHVSEALNFNH; this is translated from the exons ATGCACATCTATAAGACACG TGAACTGTCCAATGTTCTGCCTAGTGTGAGACACCATGGAAGCTCAGACATGCAGCCAGGGATCCAGATGCAGATGGCGCACAGCCTggcccagcaccaccaccatcagcagcagcagcagcaccagcgcCAGCAGCACCAGTCGTCGCTGCCCTCATCGCAGACctcccaccagcaccagcagtccacCAGCCACCACCAGTCCATCCTGACCCAGTCACGGCAGGAGCCcatctccccacaccaccaccagatctcccactcccctcaccaccaTGCCTCCatgtccccccacccacacccccacccgcagCAGCACCCGTCTCTGTCCACATCGCACGGCCTGGATGTGGAGCGTCAGAGCCTGTTGGGCTCTAAGTCCACATCCTCGctggccccctcctcctcctccatgcagCTGCATTCCCAGGGTGTGAACACCTCGGAGAGTGCCGCCGAGATTGCGTCCTCCTCCCAGCGGTCTCACCTATGCACCACCTGTCTGAAAGGGTTCCGGAGTAAACAGCAGCTCATACAGCATTCCCTAGTGCACACCAACATTCGCAAATACTCTTGCTCTTACTGTGACCGCTCGTTCAAGCAGCTGAGCCATCTGCAGCAACACACTCGCATCCACACAG CGGAAAAAGGAACGGAGAAAGTTGAGGATCAAAGATCATTTCGTTGCCAATACTGTCAGCGAGCATTCAAACAGCTGATACATCTGCAGCAACATACTCGCCTGCATACAG GTGAAAAACCATACGCCTGTAAGTATGAGGACTGCGACCGTGCCTTCGCACAGATGTCCAACTTGCAGCACCACATGCGCAACCATGAGGAGCAGGTGAAGAAGGAGGTTCTGCGCATCCACAAGTGTCACATCTGTCACCGCTCCTACACCAATGACAGCAGCTTGAGGGCTCACACGATGAAG atgcacatgcacatgagGTCTCCTGAAGACTTGAATGCTGAGGACCAGCAGCCAGTGAAGAAGCGacgtaagaagaaaaacaagcagCTGTCTGCACCGACCATGGTGCCattaggggaaggagagggttctCGTAGAGAGGGAGGGTCAACGGACCCCTCCTCAGATGAGGATGTGATGATCATGGGCAACAGGAAAGAGCATGGCATCCCATCCACCATCGGCAGCATCCCCCGCAACTTGATGGAGTCCCTGAACCAGTATGAACGCACCCTCGCTGCCGGAATGAACGGCGAGAAAGTTCACGGCGGAAACCTGTCGAGCGCTCACCAGTCCAGCCTCCTCCTCGGAGCCACCGCCTCCTCAGCTGGCGGTGGGTCCAGAGATCGGGACTCTCTCCGGCCATCCACGAGCCTGGGCCTGATGGGATTGCCCGGCATGGACTCGGCCCTCATGTCCTCCCAGGGCCCAGACGTGGTGGAGCgggcggcggcagcagcagcagctgcggtGTCCAATCAGCTTCTGCAACATGGGCACGGCCGCAGCACCCCCATCAGCAGCAGTCTGAGCAGCAGTGGTGTGcagccgcccccccacccacagccTGCCCACTCCCACCTGATGGAGGCGCATCTACGCAACCAGGTGACCCCCATCACGCTGGCCCCCCTCCACGACCAGTACTATGGCCACACGGGTCCCCCTCCTCCCTTGGGGATGCTGTCCCCTCACGCCCACATCCTGGGCCCTCCCCGCAGCATGGCCGACCTGCCCATGACCTACGGATCTCAGATCTCCTCCGCGGCGTCCTCCGCCATGGTTACCTCCTCCCATCTAACTGTGCCCTCTGCTCCCCCCCACACCAGCAGCAGGCCCCCCTCTGCATTGTCCTCCCCCCACCATGTGTCTGAGGCTTTGAATTTCAACCACTAA
- the LOC143287765 gene encoding uncharacterized protein LOC143287765 isoform X3, with amino-acid sequence MNSAVQNIEDSNKEMHELSNVLPSVRHHGSSDMQPGIQMQMAHSLAQHHHHQQQQQHQRQQHQSSLPSSQTSHQHQQSTSHHQSILTQSRQEPISPHHHQISHSPHHHASMSPHPHPHPQQHPSLSTSHGLDVERQSLLGSKSTSSLAPSSSSMQLHSQGVNTSESAAEIASSSQRSHLCTTCLKGFRSKQQLIQHSLVHTNIRKYSCSYCDRSFKQLSHLQQHTRIHTGEKPYACKYEDCDRAFAQMSNLQHHMRNHEEQVKKEVLRIHKCHICHRSYTNDSSLRAHTMKMHMHMRSPEDLNAEDQQPVKKRRKKKNKQLSAPTMVPLGEGEGSRREGGSTDPSSDEDVMIMGNRKEHGIPSTIGSIPRNLMESLNQYERTLAAGMNGEKVHGGNLSSAHQSSLLLGATASSAGGGSRDRDSLRPSTSLGLMGLPGMDSALMSSQGPDVVERAAAAAAAAVSNQLLQHGHGRSTPISSSLSSSGVQPPPHPQPAHSHLMEAHLRNQVTPITLAPLHDQYYGHTGPPPPLGMLSPHAHILGPPRSMADLPMTYGSQISSAASSAMVTSSHLTVPSAPPHTSSRPPSALSSPHHVSEALNFNH; translated from the exons atgaacagCGCTGTGCAAAACATTGAAGATTCCAACAAAGAAATGCA TGAACTGTCCAATGTTCTGCCTAGTGTGAGACACCATGGAAGCTCAGACATGCAGCCAGGGATCCAGATGCAGATGGCGCACAGCCTggcccagcaccaccaccatcagcagcagcagcagcaccagcgcCAGCAGCACCAGTCGTCGCTGCCCTCATCGCAGACctcccaccagcaccagcagtccacCAGCCACCACCAGTCCATCCTGACCCAGTCACGGCAGGAGCCcatctccccacaccaccaccagatctcccactcccctcaccaccaTGCCTCCatgtccccccacccacacccccacccgcagCAGCACCCGTCTCTGTCCACATCGCACGGCCTGGATGTGGAGCGTCAGAGCCTGTTGGGCTCTAAGTCCACATCCTCGctggccccctcctcctcctccatgcagCTGCATTCCCAGGGTGTGAACACCTCGGAGAGTGCCGCCGAGATTGCGTCCTCCTCCCAGCGGTCTCACCTATGCACCACCTGTCTGAAAGGGTTCCGGAGTAAACAGCAGCTCATACAGCATTCCCTAGTGCACACCAACATTCGCAAATACTCTTGCTCTTACTGTGACCGCTCGTTCAAGCAGCTGAGCCATCTGCAGCAACACACTCGCATCCACACAG GTGAAAAACCATACGCCTGTAAGTATGAGGACTGCGACCGTGCCTTCGCACAGATGTCCAACTTGCAGCACCACATGCGCAACCATGAGGAGCAGGTGAAGAAGGAGGTTCTGCGCATCCACAAGTGTCACATCTGTCACCGCTCCTACACCAATGACAGCAGCTTGAGGGCTCACACGATGAAG atgcacatgcacatgagGTCTCCTGAAGACTTGAATGCTGAGGACCAGCAGCCAGTGAAGAAGCGacgtaagaagaaaaacaagcagCTGTCTGCACCGACCATGGTGCCattaggggaaggagagggttctCGTAGAGAGGGAGGGTCAACGGACCCCTCCTCAGATGAGGATGTGATGATCATGGGCAACAGGAAAGAGCATGGCATCCCATCCACCATCGGCAGCATCCCCCGCAACTTGATGGAGTCCCTGAACCAGTATGAACGCACCCTCGCTGCCGGAATGAACGGCGAGAAAGTTCACGGCGGAAACCTGTCGAGCGCTCACCAGTCCAGCCTCCTCCTCGGAGCCACCGCCTCCTCAGCTGGCGGTGGGTCCAGAGATCGGGACTCTCTCCGGCCATCCACGAGCCTGGGCCTGATGGGATTGCCCGGCATGGACTCGGCCCTCATGTCCTCCCAGGGCCCAGACGTGGTGGAGCgggcggcggcagcagcagcagctgcggtGTCCAATCAGCTTCTGCAACATGGGCACGGCCGCAGCACCCCCATCAGCAGCAGTCTGAGCAGCAGTGGTGTGcagccgcccccccacccacagccTGCCCACTCCCACCTGATGGAGGCGCATCTACGCAACCAGGTGACCCCCATCACGCTGGCCCCCCTCCACGACCAGTACTATGGCCACACGGGTCCCCCTCCTCCCTTGGGGATGCTGTCCCCTCACGCCCACATCCTGGGCCCTCCCCGCAGCATGGCCGACCTGCCCATGACCTACGGATCTCAGATCTCCTCCGCGGCGTCCTCCGCCATGGTTACCTCCTCCCATCTAACTGTGCCCTCTGCTCCCCCCCACACCAGCAGCAGGCCCCCCTCTGCATTGTCCTCCCCCCACCATGTGTCTGAGGCTTTGAATTTCAACCACTAA
- the LOC143287765 gene encoding uncharacterized protein LOC143287765 isoform X1: MNSAVQNIEDSNKEMHELSNVLPSVRHHGSSDMQPGIQMQMAHSLAQHHHHQQQQQHQRQQHQSSLPSSQTSHQHQQSTSHHQSILTQSRQEPISPHHHQISHSPHHHASMSPHPHPHPQQHPSLSTSHGLDVERQSLLGSKSTSSLAPSSSSMQLHSQGVNTSESAAEIASSSQRSHLCTTCLKGFRSKQQLIQHSLVHTNIRKYSCSYCDRSFKQLSHLQQHTRIHTAEKGTEKVEDQRSFRCQYCQRAFKQLIHLQQHTRLHTGEKPYACKYEDCDRAFAQMSNLQHHMRNHEEQVKKEVLRIHKCHICHRSYTNDSSLRAHTMKMHMHMRSPEDLNAEDQQPVKKRRKKKNKQLSAPTMVPLGEGEGSRREGGSTDPSSDEDVMIMGNRKEHGIPSTIGSIPRNLMESLNQYERTLAAGMNGEKVHGGNLSSAHQSSLLLGATASSAGGGSRDRDSLRPSTSLGLMGLPGMDSALMSSQGPDVVERAAAAAAAAVSNQLLQHGHGRSTPISSSLSSSGVQPPPHPQPAHSHLMEAHLRNQVTPITLAPLHDQYYGHTGPPPPLGMLSPHAHILGPPRSMADLPMTYGSQISSAASSAMVTSSHLTVPSAPPHTSSRPPSALSSPHHVSEALNFNH, translated from the exons atgaacagCGCTGTGCAAAACATTGAAGATTCCAACAAAGAAATGCA TGAACTGTCCAATGTTCTGCCTAGTGTGAGACACCATGGAAGCTCAGACATGCAGCCAGGGATCCAGATGCAGATGGCGCACAGCCTggcccagcaccaccaccatcagcagcagcagcagcaccagcgcCAGCAGCACCAGTCGTCGCTGCCCTCATCGCAGACctcccaccagcaccagcagtccacCAGCCACCACCAGTCCATCCTGACCCAGTCACGGCAGGAGCCcatctccccacaccaccaccagatctcccactcccctcaccaccaTGCCTCCatgtccccccacccacacccccacccgcagCAGCACCCGTCTCTGTCCACATCGCACGGCCTGGATGTGGAGCGTCAGAGCCTGTTGGGCTCTAAGTCCACATCCTCGctggccccctcctcctcctccatgcagCTGCATTCCCAGGGTGTGAACACCTCGGAGAGTGCCGCCGAGATTGCGTCCTCCTCCCAGCGGTCTCACCTATGCACCACCTGTCTGAAAGGGTTCCGGAGTAAACAGCAGCTCATACAGCATTCCCTAGTGCACACCAACATTCGCAAATACTCTTGCTCTTACTGTGACCGCTCGTTCAAGCAGCTGAGCCATCTGCAGCAACACACTCGCATCCACACAG CGGAAAAAGGAACGGAGAAAGTTGAGGATCAAAGATCATTTCGTTGCCAATACTGTCAGCGAGCATTCAAACAGCTGATACATCTGCAGCAACATACTCGCCTGCATACAG GTGAAAAACCATACGCCTGTAAGTATGAGGACTGCGACCGTGCCTTCGCACAGATGTCCAACTTGCAGCACCACATGCGCAACCATGAGGAGCAGGTGAAGAAGGAGGTTCTGCGCATCCACAAGTGTCACATCTGTCACCGCTCCTACACCAATGACAGCAGCTTGAGGGCTCACACGATGAAG atgcacatgcacatgagGTCTCCTGAAGACTTGAATGCTGAGGACCAGCAGCCAGTGAAGAAGCGacgtaagaagaaaaacaagcagCTGTCTGCACCGACCATGGTGCCattaggggaaggagagggttctCGTAGAGAGGGAGGGTCAACGGACCCCTCCTCAGATGAGGATGTGATGATCATGGGCAACAGGAAAGAGCATGGCATCCCATCCACCATCGGCAGCATCCCCCGCAACTTGATGGAGTCCCTGAACCAGTATGAACGCACCCTCGCTGCCGGAATGAACGGCGAGAAAGTTCACGGCGGAAACCTGTCGAGCGCTCACCAGTCCAGCCTCCTCCTCGGAGCCACCGCCTCCTCAGCTGGCGGTGGGTCCAGAGATCGGGACTCTCTCCGGCCATCCACGAGCCTGGGCCTGATGGGATTGCCCGGCATGGACTCGGCCCTCATGTCCTCCCAGGGCCCAGACGTGGTGGAGCgggcggcggcagcagcagcagctgcggtGTCCAATCAGCTTCTGCAACATGGGCACGGCCGCAGCACCCCCATCAGCAGCAGTCTGAGCAGCAGTGGTGTGcagccgcccccccacccacagccTGCCCACTCCCACCTGATGGAGGCGCATCTACGCAACCAGGTGACCCCCATCACGCTGGCCCCCCTCCACGACCAGTACTATGGCCACACGGGTCCCCCTCCTCCCTTGGGGATGCTGTCCCCTCACGCCCACATCCTGGGCCCTCCCCGCAGCATGGCCGACCTGCCCATGACCTACGGATCTCAGATCTCCTCCGCGGCGTCCTCCGCCATGGTTACCTCCTCCCATCTAACTGTGCCCTCTGCTCCCCCCCACACCAGCAGCAGGCCCCCCTCTGCATTGTCCTCCCCCCACCATGTGTCTGAGGCTTTGAATTTCAACCACTAA